In Mycoplasmopsis maculosa, one genomic interval encodes:
- a CDS encoding ribonuclease HII, with product MLLFEKNNFGDKTLVAGFDEAGRGCCAGPLVVASVIMPRDYNNDLINDSKKLNEKTRNALYEEIINNAIDYSIVFLDAQYVDENNPKQSSKNGMKLCLEKLSKKPEILITDFENIPETSIKQLNLVKGDSISFNVACASILAKVSRDRYMIDISSKYPEYFFDKHKGYGTKLHQEMIEKYGTCKEHRLSYKNVKLALEKHNKKISN from the coding sequence ATGTTACTTTTTGAAAAAAATAATTTTGGTGACAAAACTTTAGTTGCAGGCTTTGATGAAGCTGGGAGAGGATGCTGTGCCGGCCCTTTAGTTGTAGCTTCTGTAATAATGCCAAGAGATTATAATAATGATTTAATAAATGATTCTAAAAAGTTAAATGAAAAAACAAGAAATGCTTTATATGAAGAAATTATTAATAATGCAATAGATTATTCTATAGTATTTTTAGATGCACAATACGTAGATGAAAATAATCCTAAACAAAGTTCTAAAAATGGTATGAAATTATGTTTAGAAAAACTTTCTAAAAAACCTGAAATATTAATTACAGACTTTGAAAACATACCAGAAACATCTATAAAACAACTTAATTTAGTAAAAGGTGATTCAATTAGCTTTAATGTAGCTTGCGCTTCAATTTTAGCTAAAGTATCTAGAGATAGATATATGATTGATATTAGTTCTAAATACCCTGAATACTTTTTTGATAAACATAAAGGATATGGAACAAAATTACATCAGGAGATGATAGAAAAATACGGAACTTGCAAAGAACATAGATTATCTTATAAAAATGTAAAATTAGCTTTAGAAAAACATAATAAAAAAATCAGCAATTAA
- a CDS encoding LemA family protein, producing MANELDELTGPVNSEGKDINVIQKQIPVKVGAGSLIFEIFLWILIIPGLIFLFVKIKSRNYLRQLQQKINHNASTVDNFLEQRVQILQNAASIMNKAIEFDKSVMTEIAALRSGATASNDFTRSEINTKLNSAFDGIKVQIERYPELQAHDSLKRAMQENSYLQKEITAAREIYNDTVLQWNQEIFNWPSKQIVAAKAGYTTRIPFSVSFETKEKARSNFFE from the coding sequence GCTAATGAATTAGATGAATTAACTGGTCCAGTAAATTCAGAAGGAAAAGACATAAATGTTATTCAAAAACAAATACCTGTTAAAGTTGGAGCAGGATCTTTAATTTTTGAAATATTTTTATGAATTCTTATTATACCTGGATTAATATTTCTATTTGTAAAAATTAAAAGTAGAAACTATTTAAGACAATTACAACAAAAAATAAATCACAACGCCTCAACAGTTGATAACTTTTTAGAACAAAGAGTTCAAATTTTACAAAACGCTGCTTCAATTATGAACAAAGCTATAGAATTTGATAAAAGTGTAATGACTGAAATTGCCGCTTTAAGATCAGGGGCAACTGCAAGCAACGATTTTACAAGAAGTGAAATTAATACCAAATTAAATTCTGCTTTTGACGGAATAAAAGTTCAAATTGAAAGATATCCTGAATTACAAGCTCATGATTCTTTAAAAAGAGCAATGCAAGAAAATTCTTACTTGCAAAAAGAAATTACAGCTGCACGTGAAATTTATAATGACACTGTTTTACAATGAAATCAAGAAATTTTTAACTGACCTTCAAAACAAATAGTGGCTGCAAAGGCAGGCTATACAACAAGAATTCCTTTTTCAGTTTCATTTGAAACAAAAGAAAAAGCAAGAAGTAACTTTTTTGAATAA
- the cas1 gene encoding type II CRISPR-associated endonuclease Cas1 has protein sequence MKKIIDVTETSYIHLFLNNLIFTKNGVKIMIPTKDIETLIIENTHLTISIALINKLVDNGVNIIICDEKHLPNALLIPYHKYYSVKNLQNQITWNLDFKTKAWQLIVKTKIFNSLKILKTLKLLNKENEDKIINYSNSIVGLDFSNAEAHVAKLYFKLLFGEKFKRSDEENFINRYLNYGYSILLSYIVRSLCNKGFDVRLGLFHKSYSNNFALATDIIEPFRCLIDLHLYKYIKSNELLSFKDYKKVIFDIFEEFIFFKNENVKVSKYIDLFVEEILVKNNFEKELYFERIKG, from the coding sequence ATGAAGAAAATAATTGACGTTACTGAAACATCTTACATACATTTATTTCTTAATAATTTAATTTTTACAAAAAATGGTGTAAAAATTATGATTCCTACTAAAGATATAGAAACATTAATAATAGAAAATACTCATTTAACTATAAGTATTGCTTTAATTAATAAATTAGTTGATAATGGAGTTAATATTATAATTTGTGATGAAAAACATTTACCCAATGCTTTGCTTATTCCATATCATAAATATTATAGTGTTAAAAATTTACAAAATCAAATAACTTGAAATTTAGATTTTAAAACAAAAGCTTGACAATTAATTGTAAAAACCAAAATTTTTAATTCTTTAAAAATATTAAAAACTTTAAAACTATTAAATAAGGAAAATGAAGATAAAATAATCAATTATTCTAACTCTATTGTAGGGTTAGATTTTTCTAATGCAGAAGCTCATGTAGCAAAACTTTATTTTAAGTTATTATTTGGTGAAAAATTTAAAAGAAGCGATGAAGAAAACTTTATAAATAGATATTTAAATTATGGTTACTCAATTTTATTAAGCTATATAGTAAGATCTCTTTGCAATAAAGGTTTTGATGTTCGTTTAGGTCTGTTTCATAAAAGTTATAGTAATAATTTTGCATTAGCAACAGATATAATTGAACCTTTTAGATGTTTAATTGATTTGCATTTATACAAGTATATAAAAAGCAATGAATTATTATCTTTTAAAGACTATAAAAAAGTAATTTTCGATATTTTTGAAGAATTTATATTTTTTAAAAACGAAAATGTAAAAGTTTCAAAATATATTGATTTATTTGTTGAAGAAATATTAGTAAAAAATAATTTTGAAAAGGAATTATATTTTGAAAGAATTAAAGGATAG
- a CDS encoding RluA family pseudouridine synthase — translation MLKIEVTYKERIDKYISDNSEISRNDAKALIEQEAVYIDDEKYVRKPNYIVREGMVITILKLLEKEIDIEPKDMPLDIRYEDNDLIVLNKPSDLVVHPAPGHYNDTLVNGLLHHFNQLSNNNGLLRPGIVHRIDKDTSGLLIIAKNNDSHNKLADMLKEHKIKRSYIAIVEGILENKITKINLPIARSTQDRKTMTVHRDGKDSITIVHLLKTFYIDKKPYSLVRCELETGRTHQIRVHLSYIKHPVYGDPIYGKFVDDFNQRLHAYKLEFEHPFTNNLVKVYAEIPKEFEIADYNFDELLNN, via the coding sequence ATGTTAAAAATAGAAGTTACATACAAAGAAAGAATAGATAAATATATCAGCGACAATAGTGAAATTAGTAGAAATGATGCTAAAGCTCTTATTGAACAAGAGGCTGTTTATATAGATGATGAAAAATATGTAAGAAAACCTAATTACATTGTTCGTGAAGGAATGGTTATAACAATTTTAAAACTATTAGAAAAGGAAATTGATATTGAGCCAAAAGATATGCCGCTTGATATTAGATATGAAGATAATGATTTAATAGTTTTAAACAAACCAAGTGACTTAGTAGTTCATCCTGCACCTGGTCATTACAATGACACTTTAGTTAATGGGCTTTTACATCATTTCAATCAACTTTCAAATAATAATGGTTTATTAAGACCTGGTATAGTTCATAGAATTGATAAGGACACAAGTGGTTTATTAATTATTGCTAAAAACAATGATTCACATAATAAATTAGCTGATATGTTAAAAGAACACAAAATTAAGCGTTCTTATATTGCTATTGTTGAAGGTATACTTGAAAATAAAATTACTAAAATTAATTTGCCTATAGCAAGAAGTACTCAAGATAGAAAAACGATGACAGTTCATAGAGACGGTAAAGATTCTATAACTATTGTCCATCTATTAAAAACATTTTATATTGATAAAAAGCCTTATTCTTTAGTAAGATGTGAACTAGAAACTGGAAGAACTCATCAAATTCGTGTGCATCTATCATATATTAAACACCCTGTTTACGGTGATCCAATTTATGGTAAATTTGTTGATGATTTTAATCAAAGATTGCATGCATACAAATTAGAATTTGAACATCCATTTACAAACAATTTAGTTAAAGTGTATGCAGAAATTCCAAAAGAATTTGAAATCGCAGATTACAATTTTGATGAATTATTAAACAATTAA
- the cas9 gene encoding type II CRISPR RNA-guided endonuclease Cas9 (Cas9, originally named Csn1, is the large, multifunctional signature protein of type II CRISPR/Cas systems. It is well known even to general audiences because its RNA-guided endonuclease activity has made it a popular tool for custom editing of eukaryotic genomes.), with protein MSKKDISISFDIGVGSVGWAVIDEKTNDILKWGVRLFEQVNKEQAGERRIKRSLRRRIRRMQYRNRKFYRLIVRTKDLFNKNNVDEVKQTIKYLSTKYSNILDLKVKALSEQITSDELIFVLHSYLKHRGYFYVDKDDNNKNRNNEEINKLSEQNNKFPSIIIKEMYDKYKFSRSELYEGKKISNPKWVEEIEHLFNIQKITNEDFKNTYINNLFKAVREFSKGPGSENSPTQYGLYRKNKDGIVEKIGENLWDITTKKCEIFPEEKADLSHSIRYEIFSLLENINNLRFNHIKDWKIDNESKIELLNLIFSKMWESKIKYPTISLELNKNKVLNKSINLYLDKNNLQIMDGGKFNYESIYNLENLFTLIKYIKETMPNISNFISFESLDLFINELDNIISCLYNEQNIEKRIIILKSILKESKIFGQYFNDDFINILANSKKLMLSKVGSYSKKALKMFIDNMLKTSDNSIKIKFDKIRDKTIALKNSFKQTKYINEKSINNFALPSDVKNPMIEAIKVFNKIKKLYSNEWEIKNIYVEMARENNSKSYKDYVNSMLENFTNDKEKWLLKLLEDKNIKEEIYKNNTLEKLILWEQQDHIDIYDGEELDVYQIINNPSYTEIDHIIPYSQSLNNSRSNKVITKSKNNSLKSNELAYTFVKRNSEWFNKYIQKCKDIFNEKRLTKNTFPFTSKKELKDKLDNLLLEDLSSTKQKEFISRNLNDTRYVTKLFINYLKDYSLANNNCFNVSAINGQITSYIRKNAKKLLKNKSYYDWYIKDRNIYSHHAIDASIIGLYLNNSKSSLKNLKIDSLHYELFDDNGETSLVDRLTGEILKFDDFKNSKEAVKLAKINEIVNICDEKITNKYNEIAFSRKPVTNNNKELFNQKLYGLLSLENINYKIAKFNLIKKDERAKNSAKETQPFKNFFGIDPNKKSDLLIYKHSIKEYNKLNEIFLNFKEKKSPFEEYMKDLKEKKIFNGDFIDKLLQAKKVLLIHNNEKTSYSVVKNLKYIDSKVETIFLNKKQNNKSFNENMNWISVLVYKNNKNKYSIIRVNPEIYKFKKEKVNFINEDKLIKEKLNKIKIKNNISLDSKPVMILKKGSIFQRKNDETIWYVTGSNAQRIELNRIDKNKENSNYRNMPSVNVLIDNYIPLEIDILGNIYKK; from the coding sequence ATGAGCAAAAAAGATATTTCAATAAGTTTTGACATAGGTGTTGGTTCAGTTGGATGAGCCGTTATTGACGAAAAAACTAATGATATTTTAAAATGAGGCGTTAGATTATTTGAACAAGTAAATAAAGAACAAGCCGGAGAAAGACGCATTAAAAGATCTCTTAGAAGAAGAATAAGAAGAATGCAATATAGAAATAGAAAATTCTATAGACTTATTGTAAGAACTAAGGATTTATTTAATAAGAATAATGTAGATGAAGTTAAGCAAACCATTAAATATTTATCTACTAAATATTCAAATATTTTAGATTTAAAAGTTAAAGCTTTAAGTGAACAAATTACTTCTGATGAGTTAATTTTTGTATTGCATAGTTATCTAAAACATAGAGGATATTTCTATGTTGATAAAGATGATAATAACAAGAATCGAAATAATGAAGAAATAAATAAATTAAGTGAACAAAATAATAAATTCCCTTCGATTATTATTAAAGAAATGTACGATAAATATAAATTCTCAAGAAGTGAATTATATGAAGGAAAGAAAATATCTAATCCAAAATGAGTCGAAGAAATAGAACATTTATTTAACATTCAAAAAATTACAAATGAAGATTTTAAAAATACATATATTAATAATTTATTTAAAGCAGTAAGAGAATTTTCAAAAGGTCCAGGAAGCGAAAACAGCCCTACACAATATGGTCTATATAGAAAAAATAAAGATGGCATTGTTGAAAAAATTGGTGAAAATCTTTGAGATATAACTACTAAAAAATGTGAAATTTTTCCTGAAGAAAAAGCAGATTTATCTCATTCAATAAGATATGAAATTTTTTCATTACTTGAAAACATTAATAATTTACGCTTTAATCATATAAAAGATTGAAAAATTGACAATGAATCTAAAATAGAATTGTTAAATTTAATATTTTCAAAAATGTGAGAAAGCAAAATTAAATATCCTACTATAAGTTTAGAATTAAATAAAAATAAAGTTTTAAATAAATCAATTAATTTATATTTAGATAAAAATAATTTACAAATTATGGATGGCGGAAAATTTAATTACGAGTCTATTTATAACTTGGAAAATTTATTTACTTTAATTAAATACATTAAAGAAACAATGCCAAATATTAGCAATTTTATTTCTTTTGAAAGTTTAGATCTATTTATAAACGAATTAGACAATATCATTAGTTGCTTGTATAATGAACAAAATATTGAAAAAAGAATTATTATTTTAAAATCTATTTTAAAAGAAAGCAAAATATTTGGTCAATATTTTAATGATGACTTTATAAATATTTTAGCAAATTCAAAAAAACTCATGTTGAGTAAAGTTGGTTCTTATTCTAAAAAAGCATTAAAAATGTTTATAGATAATATGTTAAAAACTTCTGATAATAGTATAAAAATTAAATTTGACAAAATAAGAGATAAAACTATTGCTTTGAAAAATAGTTTTAAACAAACTAAATACATAAATGAAAAAAGTATTAATAATTTTGCCTTACCCTCAGATGTTAAAAACCCTATGATTGAAGCTATTAAAGTTTTTAATAAAATTAAAAAATTATATTCAAATGAATGAGAAATTAAAAACATTTATGTTGAAATGGCAAGAGAAAATAATTCTAAAAGTTATAAAGATTATGTTAATTCTATGTTGGAAAACTTTACAAATGATAAAGAAAAATGATTATTGAAATTATTAGAAGATAAAAATATTAAAGAAGAAATCTATAAAAATAATACTTTAGAAAAATTGATTTTATGAGAACAACAAGATCATATTGATATATATGATGGTGAAGAATTAGATGTTTATCAAATAATAAATAATCCTAGTTATACTGAAATTGACCATATAATTCCATATTCACAATCATTAAATAATAGTAGATCAAATAAAGTTATTACAAAATCAAAAAATAATAGTTTAAAAAGTAATGAATTAGCATATACATTTGTTAAAAGAAATTCAGAATGATTTAATAAATATATTCAAAAATGTAAAGATATTTTTAATGAAAAAAGACTAACTAAAAATACTTTCCCATTTACAAGCAAAAAAGAACTTAAAGATAAGTTAGATAATTTATTATTGGAAGATTTATCTTCAACAAAACAAAAAGAATTTATAAGTAGAAATTTAAATGATACAAGATATGTTACAAAGCTATTTATAAATTATTTAAAAGACTATTCATTAGCTAATAATAATTGTTTTAATGTTTCTGCTATAAATGGACAAATTACTAGTTATATTAGAAAAAATGCTAAAAAGCTATTAAAAAATAAATCATATTATGATTGATACATAAAAGATAGAAATATTTATAGTCATCATGCTATTGATGCATCAATTATAGGTTTATATTTAAACAATTCTAAATCTTCTCTTAAAAATTTAAAAATAGATAGTTTACATTATGAATTATTTGATGATAACGGGGAAACTTCACTTGTTGATAGGCTGACAGGAGAAATTTTAAAATTTGACGATTTTAAAAACTCAAAGGAAGCAGTTAAATTAGCTAAAATAAATGAAATAGTTAATATTTGTGATGAAAAAATAACAAATAAATATAATGAAATTGCATTTTCTAGAAAACCCGTTACAAACAATAATAAAGAGTTATTTAACCAAAAATTATATGGTTTATTATCGTTAGAAAATATTAATTATAAAATTGCTAAATTTAATTTAATAAAAAAAGATGAGAGAGCTAAAAATAGCGCTAAAGAAACACAACCTTTTAAAAATTTCTTCGGAATCGACCCTAATAAAAAAAGTGATTTATTAATTTATAAACATAGTATTAAAGAATACAATAAATTAAATGAAATATTTTTAAACTTTAAAGAAAAAAAATCACCTTTTGAAGAGTATATGAAAGATTTAAAAGAGAAAAAAATATTTAACGGTGATTTCATAGATAAATTATTGCAAGCAAAAAAAGTTTTATTAATTCATAACAATGAAAAAACAAGTTATTCAGTTGTTAAAAATCTTAAATATATAGATAGCAAAGTTGAAACTATATTTTTAAATAAAAAACAAAATAATAAATCCTTTAATGAAAATATGAATTGGATTTCGGTTTTAGTTTACAAAAATAATAAGAATAAATATTCAATAATTCGAGTTAATCCAGAGATATATAAATTTAAAAAAGAAAAAGTTAATTTTATTAATGAAGACAAATTAATAAAAGAAAAATTAAATAAAATAAAAATAAAAAATAATATTAGTTTAGATTCAAAACCTGTAATGATTTTGAAAAAAGGATCTATTTTTCAAAGAAAAAACGATGAAACAATTTGATATGTAACAGGTTCTAATGCTCAAAGAATTGAATTGAATAGAATAGATAAAAATAAAGAAAATTCAAATTATAGAAATATGCCTTCAGTTAATGTTTTGATCGATAATTATATCCCGTTAGAAATTGATATATTAGGTAATATTTACAAAAAATAA
- the cas2 gene encoding CRISPR-associated endonuclease Cas2, with the protein MRIIIMYDISMDNEEKVKKYNTFRKELFRLGYTMIQYSIYSKRLEAHTFYKKEKEKIISVIPRESNVRIMMLTEKQYQNIELLNGEKSLNEKYNNRERFIEI; encoded by the coding sequence ATGAGAATTATCATTATGTATGATATTTCTATGGATAATGAAGAAAAAGTTAAAAAATATAACACTTTTAGAAAAGAATTATTTAGGTTAGGGTATACAATGATTCAATATTCAATATATTCTAAAAGATTAGAAGCACATACATTTTATAAAAAAGAGAAAGAAAAAATTATTAGTGTTATACCAAGGGAATCAAATGTAAGAATAATGATGTTAACTGAAAAGCAATATCAAAATATAGAATTGCTTAATGGTGAAAAATCTTTAAACGAAAAATACAATAATAGAGAAAGGTTTATAGAAATATAA
- a CDS encoding chromate transporter encodes MTLFLLLLFTIGLTIVISLSVFGGGQIFMPIYRQFWSLLNTLFNTNISENDISNIFTLSNSTPGVFSTKLAFVTGYYVANGEWWGFIFMFITYLSFILVPILIMYFAMKLSQKSKNSVYGKKLLAIMNPIISAIMAALVIQLLIGIIAPYFVFNKSINDYFKIDENNSKALFFSGFRKIALFIFVPTGIISSAILYKFKFPLLAILFINVISSFIIFAPWA; translated from the coding sequence ATGACTTTATTTTTATTACTTTTATTCACAATAGGACTAACGATAGTAATTAGTTTAAGTGTTTTCGGTGGTGGTCAAATATTTATGCCTATTTATAGACAATTTTGGTCACTTTTAAATACATTATTTAATACAAATATTTCAGAAAACGACATATCTAATATTTTTACTTTAAGTAACTCAACTCCAGGTGTTTTTTCAACTAAATTAGCATTTGTAACTGGCTATTATGTTGCTAATGGAGAATGATGAGGCTTTATTTTTATGTTTATAACATACCTTTCATTTATATTAGTACCGATTTTAATAATGTATTTTGCTATGAAACTTTCACAAAAAAGTAAAAATAGTGTTTATGGCAAAAAACTTTTAGCTATAATGAACCCAATTATTAGTGCAATAATGGCAGCATTAGTAATTCAATTATTAATAGGCATAATAGCTCCTTATTTTGTTTTTAACAAATCAATAAATGATTATTTTAAAATAGATGAAAATAATTCAAAAGCACTATTTTTTAGTGGTTTTAGAAAAATAGCCTTATTTATATTCGTTCCAACAGGTATTATATCAAGTGCTATTTTATATAAATTTAAATTTCCTTTATTAGCAATATTATTTATTAATGTTATTTCATCATTTATAATTTTTGCTCCTTGAGCCTAA
- a CDS encoding MAG0110 family membrane protein, whose product MITQNNNEKLSFWKPKTYTEEQKVSKNKLLASAFIWFGYSMFIAFLTGIITTYAISWKTDTIGTAGIAVMLTFGILGVISLFIELFFGWRMNFYVQLVFVTFGMMFLGFAVVSLIILFTVANKTVEYLLYSISIPMLLFILFGFLSYYNKIKIKPVYILLIIMAIVMLISTIVGFFVFSRWFEMFYVTLSVFIYSLILLIDIYMISNANRYFNEQMNTKNTNKEIMKLSIYFGFKIAYDCIYLIYYLFRIFIELKN is encoded by the coding sequence ATGATTACACAAAACAATAATGAAAAATTAAGTTTTTGAAAGCCAAAAACTTATACTGAAGAACAAAAGGTTTCTAAAAATAAACTTTTAGCAAGTGCATTTATATGATTTGGATATAGTATGTTTATTGCATTTTTAACTGGCATTATAACAACTTATGCAATAAGTTGGAAAACTGATACAATAGGAACAGCTGGTATAGCAGTAATGCTAACATTTGGAATTTTAGGGGTAATTTCTTTATTTATAGAATTATTTTTTGGTTGAAGAATGAATTTCTATGTTCAATTAGTTTTTGTTACATTTGGAATGATGTTCTTAGGTTTTGCAGTAGTTAGCTTAATTATTCTTTTTACAGTAGCTAATAAAACAGTAGAATATTTACTTTATTCAATAAGTATACCAATGTTATTATTCATACTTTTTGGTTTTCTTTCTTATTACAATAAAATAAAAATTAAGCCTGTTTATATATTGCTAATTATTATGGCTATAGTAATGCTTATTTCAACAATAGTAGGTTTCTTTGTCTTTTCAAGATGATTTGAAATGTTTTATGTCACTTTATCAGTTTTTATTTATAGTTTAATACTTTTAATTGATATTTATATGATTTCAAATGCAAATAGATATTTTAATGAACAAATGAATACAAAAAATACAAATAAAGAAATAATGAAACTAAGTATTTATTTTGGTTTTAAAATAGCTTACGATTGTATATATTTAATTTATTACTTATTTAGAATTTTTATAGAATTAAAAAATTAA
- a CDS encoding chromate transporter: protein MSEIRVRKDVSFWKVFWFIILSTFIGFGGGNALFPILKRYSVDKYKWLSEKEFEENVLITNMLPGPSVIEALSYISFKMLGFWKGLIVVIFAVIPHVLLAFLLIYFSQYIEKKYLYVIEVGVMITIIGSLIIFVLNYYKKGIKGIKISLWFILFLTTFLFTLFIPAPYNMPVGIMILVIIIFSLIYFAKKCLNKEKEVKK from the coding sequence ATGTCAGAAATAAGAGTAAGAAAAGATGTAAGTTTTTGAAAAGTATTTTGATTTATTATACTTTCAACCTTTATAGGATTTGGTGGAGGAAATGCGTTATTTCCGATTTTAAAAAGGTATAGTGTAGATAAATACAAATGATTATCTGAAAAGGAATTTGAAGAGAATGTTTTAATAACAAATATGTTGCCTGGGCCAAGTGTTATTGAAGCTTTAAGTTATATTTCATTTAAAATGCTAGGTTTTTGAAAAGGACTAATAGTAGTTATTTTCGCTGTTATACCGCATGTTCTATTAGCTTTTTTACTTATATATTTTTCTCAGTATATTGAGAAAAAATATTTATATGTAATAGAAGTAGGGGTTATGATAACTATTATAGGTTCATTAATAATTTTTGTTTTAAATTACTATAAAAAAGGTATAAAAGGAATAAAAATATCCTTGTGATTTATATTATTTTTAACAACTTTTTTATTTACTTTATTTATTCCTGCTCCATACAATATGCCTGTTGGAATAATGATTTTGGTAATTATAATTTTTTCATTAATTTATTTTGCTAAAAAATGCTTAAATAAAGAAAAAGAGGTAAAAAAATAA